One genomic segment of Aquipluma nitroreducens includes these proteins:
- a CDS encoding ParB/RepB/Spo0J family partition protein, translating to MAKKSALGRGLGSLIEGANDDPVKEAGSSINEIEISKIIANPFQPRTKFDEEALNELATSIKEIGIIQPITLRKIDDDQYQIIAGERRFRASKIAGLTTIPAYVRTADDEAMLEMALVENIQREDLDAIEIAISYQRLIDECKLTQENLSDRVGKKRSTVTNYLRLLKLPARIQKGIVEKTVSMGHARALVNIKDSEMQLMIYDEIIKNEFSVRRVEEIVRNYNEDNNSFQPAEKKKSPKFPTEYQDLHNHLSKHFQSKIDFRMDQTGKGKIIIPFGSTKDLERILGILDQLDA from the coding sequence ATGGCAAAAAAGAGCGCATTAGGAAGAGGTTTGGGTTCGTTGATTGAAGGTGCAAACGATGATCCTGTAAAAGAAGCAGGTTCTTCAATCAATGAAATCGAGATTTCTAAAATTATTGCAAACCCGTTTCAACCCCGGACTAAGTTTGACGAAGAAGCATTAAATGAATTAGCCACCTCGATTAAAGAAATCGGGATCATTCAACCGATCACTCTTCGGAAGATTGATGACGACCAATATCAGATTATTGCTGGCGAGCGGAGGTTCAGAGCCTCGAAAATTGCCGGATTGACAACCATTCCTGCATATGTCAGAACTGCCGATGACGAAGCGATGCTTGAAATGGCTCTTGTTGAGAACATCCAACGCGAAGATCTTGATGCCATTGAAATTGCGATAAGTTATCAGCGTTTGATTGATGAATGCAAACTGACCCAGGAAAATCTGAGCGACAGGGTTGGCAAAAAAAGATCAACCGTTACAAATTATCTTCGGTTGCTAAAACTACCTGCCCGCATTCAAAAAGGAATCGTTGAAAAAACAGTTTCCATGGGTCACGCCAGAGCTTTGGTAAATATCAAAGATTCGGAAATGCAATTGATGATCTACGACGAGATTATTAAAAACGAATTTTCGGTTCGTCGTGTCGAAGAAATTGTAAGAAACTACAACGAAGACAACAATAGTTTCCAACCTGCGGAAAAGAAAAAAAGTCCGAAATTTCCAACAGAATATCAAGATCTACACAATCACCTTAGCAAACATTTTCAATCGAAGATTGACTTCAGGATGGATCAAACCGGGAAAGGCAAGATTATTATTCCTTTTGGTTCGACCAAAGATTTGGAGCGCATATTAGGAATCCTTGATCAATTAGATGCTTAG
- a CDS encoding thermonuclease family protein, translating to MYQYNAVIRKVVDGDTIEIDIDLGLSAWVHNEKIRLYGIDTPEVYGVKKGSPEWELGNQSSEFVKQNLKENSQVIIETIKDKKEKYGRYLALIFIQIDQNILTGLEDIRSIDDYYCLNDILIAKGLAKKYMI from the coding sequence ATGTATCAATACAATGCTGTCATTCGGAAAGTAGTCGATGGCGATACCATTGAAATCGACATTGATTTAGGTCTTTCGGCCTGGGTTCACAACGAAAAAATAAGACTTTATGGTATCGACACTCCTGAAGTGTATGGAGTAAAGAAAGGATCTCCGGAATGGGAGCTTGGAAATCAGTCTTCTGAATTTGTGAAACAAAATCTGAAAGAAAATAGTCAGGTCATTATTGAGACGATTAAAGACAAAAAGGAAAAATACGGACGTTATCTGGCATTGATTTTTATTCAGATTGATCAGAACATTTTAACCGGATTGGAGGATATAAGAAGTATAGACGATTATTATTGTTTGAATGATATTCTTATTGCAAAAGGTTTAGCAAAGAAATATATGATCTAG
- a CDS encoding DUF5683 domain-containing protein, with amino-acid sequence MLRKKNILTLSRSAIWLLLILFFGTGFSAFSQKTEVDSIKIKKEVVVHSPRKATIYSAVLPGLGQIYNRKYWKLPIVYGGFVTLGYFINFNNELYVKYKQAYSDILDTDPNTNSFKDLGVNPSLYESDKITQFTERLRIAKDGSRRNRDLVVIFTAAFYALNIIDASVDANFFNFDMGDDLTINWVPGPVICMDQKGIGFHCKITF; translated from the coding sequence ATGCTTAGAAAAAAAAATATTTTGACATTAAGCCGGTCTGCGATCTGGTTACTTTTAATCCTGTTTTTTGGAACAGGATTTTCTGCCTTTAGCCAGAAAACAGAGGTCGATTCGATCAAAATAAAAAAGGAAGTAGTTGTCCATTCACCCCGAAAGGCCACTATTTATTCGGCTGTATTGCCCGGACTAGGCCAGATTTACAACCGAAAATACTGGAAGTTACCTATTGTTTACGGAGGTTTTGTAACTTTAGGATACTTTATTAACTTTAACAACGAACTATACGTCAAATACAAACAAGCATATTCTGACATCCTGGATACTGATCCGAATACAAATTCGTTTAAAGATCTGGGTGTGAATCCAAGCTTATATGAATCTGATAAAATAACACAGTTCACTGAAAGATTAAGGATAGCAAAAGACGGATCAAGGCGTAACAGAGATTTGGTAGTCATTTTCACCGCTGCTTTTTACGCATTAAATATCATTGATGCAAGTGTTGATGCCAACTTCTTTAATTTCGACATGGGTGACGACTTAACTATCAATTGGGTTCCGGGTCCTGTTATTTGCATGGATCAGAAAGGGATCGGATTTCATTGTAAAATCACATTTTAA
- a CDS encoding lytic transglycosylase domain-containing protein, which translates to MRILKLTVVLLTIAGLNSFASGLRKDNPKKACTINISALDTLSGYEKYYSIPDETMKKIFSDKLDSMLSSWYVQNAFLLDSTELAEADTLKQTLPDSIYIQRLQSMQSAVSLSFNNTVKSFITMYTVRKPKQVAVMLGLANYYFPMFEEALAKYDLPMELKYLPIIESALNPGANSVASAVGLWQFMYSTGKMYKLEISTFVDERRDPLKATDAAARYLRDLYNIYQDWHLVIAAYNCGPGNVNKAIKRSGDAKDYWKIYYRLPKETRGYVPAFIAANYVMNFYQSHNILPKSPDFPIITDTLMVNDYLHFNQISEIIGIPVEQIRCLNPQYRRDIIPASKDKSYSLVLPQDQISAYLENEAIIHDHRRTEFFPNNQIINPQNNFASHGPGDIKGRDKVIYTVKSGDNLGLIAAWFRVRSSDLKYWNNIHKNFIKAGQKLAVYVPEGHGEHYSKLNKKSFSEKQKSLNEKPTVSSTQNLASAAKKQSTETKSAEKTTTQSTVKSSSVEKNNEQTVEKGEFVYYKVRKGDNFWSIAKKFPGVSNDDIMKLNNITQANSLRVGQVLKILPKA; encoded by the coding sequence ATGAGGATATTAAAACTGACAGTAGTCTTACTAACAATTGCCGGACTCAATTCTTTTGCCTCCGGACTAAGGAAAGATAACCCTAAAAAAGCATGTACAATAAATATAAGCGCGCTTGACACTTTGAGTGGGTATGAAAAATATTATTCGATTCCTGACGAAACGATGAAAAAGATATTTTCAGACAAACTTGACAGCATGCTGAGCAGCTGGTATGTACAGAATGCATTCCTTCTTGATAGTACAGAACTGGCAGAAGCCGATACCCTCAAACAAACACTACCCGACTCTATTTATATCCAACGTTTACAATCGATGCAATCGGCTGTAAGCTTATCGTTTAACAATACGGTTAAGAGCTTTATTACCATGTATACAGTTCGGAAACCGAAACAGGTGGCTGTAATGCTTGGACTTGCCAATTACTATTTTCCCATGTTCGAAGAAGCTTTGGCTAAGTATGATCTGCCAATGGAATTAAAATACCTTCCTATTATTGAATCAGCATTAAATCCGGGGGCAAATTCGGTTGCAAGTGCCGTTGGGTTGTGGCAGTTCATGTACTCAACCGGAAAAATGTATAAACTCGAAATCAGCACATTTGTTGACGAACGTCGGGATCCTTTAAAAGCAACTGATGCCGCTGCCAGATATTTGAGAGACTTATACAACATTTATCAGGACTGGCATCTGGTTATTGCAGCATACAATTGTGGCCCTGGCAACGTAAACAAGGCCATAAAACGCAGTGGAGATGCCAAAGATTACTGGAAGATTTATTACCGGTTACCTAAGGAGACTCGTGGATATGTACCAGCATTCATTGCTGCCAACTATGTAATGAATTTTTATCAGAGTCACAACATTTTGCCAAAATCGCCTGATTTCCCAATCATTACCGATACGTTAATGGTCAATGACTATTTGCATTTCAACCAGATTTCAGAAATAATTGGAATACCAGTTGAGCAAATTCGCTGTTTGAATCCGCAATATCGACGAGATATTATCCCGGCCAGCAAAGACAAGTCATATAGTCTGGTTTTACCTCAGGATCAAATTTCAGCTTATCTTGAAAACGAAGCAATCATTCATGATCACCGCCGCACCGAATTCTTCCCGAACAATCAAATAATTAATCCGCAAAATAATTTTGCAAGTCATGGCCCTGGAGATATAAAAGGCCGAGATAAAGTCATTTATACAGTAAAATCAGGTGATAATCTCGGCTTGATTGCCGCATGGTTTAGAGTTCGAAGCTCTGACCTGAAATATTGGAATAACATTCATAAAAACTTCATTAAGGCCGGTCAAAAACTAGCGGTCTATGTTCCTGAAGGACATGGAGAACACTACAGCAAGCTCAATAAAAAGAGCTTTTCTGAAAAACAAAAATCGCTGAATGAAAAACCAACGGTCAGTTCAACTCAAAATTTAGCCAGTGCTGCTAAAAAACAATCTACAGAAACCAAATCTGCTGAAAAAACCACTACCCAATCAACGGTGAAAAGTTCATCTGTTGAAAAAAACAATGAGCAAACCGTAGAAAAGGGTGAATTTGTTTATTATAAAGTACGTAAAGGAGATAACTTCTGGTCGATTGCCAAGAAGTTTCCAGGAGTTTCAAACGATGACATCATGAAACTCAACAACATTACACAAGCGAATAGTTTGAGGGTTGGTCAGGTTTTAAAAATACTTCCAAAGGCATAA
- the yidC gene encoding membrane protein insertase YidC, with product MDRNTILGAVLIFSILIGFSYFNKPSEKQLAAAKHQRDSIALVRADQEKKVLSEKKLEETQTVLSASTNADSLVSGANQVLKEKFGVFAEASVGKEKFYSIENNLVKVTLSNKGGRIYSVELKNFKTFEGKPLILFEGTTSKFGMNFFAQNRSIETESFYFVPSDSTPSQVITGPEVKIGREGMEKFNTGGANSSKTVSMRLMAGDGKYLEYKYSLSYNSYLVGFEVNTKNLSNVITTNSNYLNFNWKIDVPRQERKSKMGEDNYSTIYYKFQDDDVEKLSTGKSGTESLRTKTKWVSFKQLFFASTLIADDAFPTVDIKTELTKEDPRYVGKFNADVAIPYEGKDSETIKMKFYFGPSHYTTLKQYDLSMEKQINLGYVVVRQVNQWIIIPTFNFLRRFISNFGIIILLLTVFIKLLIFPFTYKSYHSQAKMKALKPEIDEINAKFGKDKPMEKQQATMALYKKAGVNPMGGCLPMLFQFPVLIAMFFFFPTSIELRQQSFLWATDLSTFDSIWNMPFTIPFYGSHVSLFCLLMTITTIISTYMNSQTQNTEAMPGMKTMMYIMPVMFLFILNSYASGLSYYYFLANVFTIGQIYVFRMLIDEDKIRAQIMINKKKPVVKSKFQQKLEEMSKQQGVKPRK from the coding sequence ATGGATAGAAATACGATATTAGGTGCAGTCCTGATTTTCTCAATTCTTATTGGGTTCAGTTATTTTAATAAGCCATCCGAAAAGCAGCTTGCCGCCGCCAAACATCAGCGCGATTCAATTGCATTAGTTCGTGCTGATCAGGAAAAGAAAGTTCTGTCGGAAAAGAAATTGGAGGAAACACAGACTGTTCTTTCTGCAAGCACAAATGCCGATAGTTTGGTTTCAGGAGCAAACCAGGTACTAAAAGAAAAATTCGGTGTTTTTGCTGAAGCTTCAGTCGGAAAAGAAAAGTTTTATTCGATTGAAAACAACTTGGTTAAAGTGACTTTATCGAATAAAGGAGGACGGATTTATTCCGTAGAGCTCAAAAACTTCAAAACTTTTGAGGGCAAACCGCTGATCCTTTTTGAAGGAACTACCAGCAAATTCGGAATGAATTTCTTTGCGCAGAACCGTAGTATCGAAACCGAATCGTTTTATTTCGTTCCATCCGATTCAACTCCAAGTCAGGTTATAACTGGCCCTGAAGTTAAAATTGGCAGAGAGGGTATGGAAAAGTTTAACACTGGTGGCGCCAATAGTTCGAAAACTGTTTCGATGCGGTTAATGGCTGGCGACGGCAAATATCTGGAATATAAATATAGTTTGAGCTATAATTCTTATTTGGTTGGTTTTGAGGTGAATACCAAGAATTTAAGTAATGTTATAACAACCAACTCCAACTACCTGAATTTTAACTGGAAAATTGATGTTCCCCGTCAGGAGAGAAAATCGAAGATGGGAGAAGATAATTACTCCACCATTTACTACAAATTTCAGGACGATGATGTCGAAAAACTTTCAACCGGTAAATCGGGTACCGAAAGTTTGCGCACGAAAACCAAATGGGTAAGTTTCAAACAGTTGTTTTTTGCTTCCACGCTGATAGCCGATGATGCATTCCCAACTGTTGACATTAAAACAGAGTTAACCAAAGAAGATCCGCGTTATGTAGGTAAATTTAATGCTGATGTGGCCATACCATACGAAGGTAAAGATTCGGAAACCATTAAAATGAAGTTCTATTTTGGGCCAAGTCATTACACCACACTGAAACAGTATGATCTTTCGATGGAAAAACAGATCAACCTGGGTTATGTTGTTGTTCGTCAGGTTAATCAGTGGATCATTATTCCGACTTTCAATTTCCTAAGAAGGTTTATTAGTAATTTCGGTATTATTATTTTACTGCTTACAGTATTCATAAAACTATTGATCTTTCCGTTTACCTATAAATCGTACCATTCTCAGGCCAAAATGAAGGCTTTAAAGCCTGAAATTGACGAAATAAATGCCAAGTTTGGCAAGGATAAACCGATGGAAAAACAACAGGCTACAATGGCTTTGTATAAAAAAGCCGGAGTGAATCCAATGGGTGGTTGTTTGCCAATGTTGTTTCAATTCCCGGTTCTGATTGCCATGTTCTTCTTTTTTCCGACTTCAATTGAATTGCGTCAGCAAAGTTTCTTATGGGCAACCGACTTATCGACATTTGATTCAATTTGGAATATGCCATTTACGATTCCTTTCTACGGAAGCCATGTCAGCCTTTTCTGTTTGCTGATGACGATTACAACGATCATCTCAACCTACATGAATTCGCAAACTCAGAATACAGAGGCTATGCCGGGAATGAAAACCATGATGTACATTATGCCAGTCATGTTCCTCTTTATCCTGAATAGTTATGCCTCAGGATTGAGCTATTATTATTTTCTGGCCAATGTGTTCACTATCGGACAAATTTACGTTTTCCGCATGCTGATTGATGAAGATAAAATCAGGGCTCAAATCATGATAAATAAGAAGAAGCCTGTTGTTAAGTCTAAGTTTCAGCAGAAACTGGAGGAAATGTCGAAACAGCAGGGCGTAAAACCTCGAAAATAA
- a CDS encoding bifunctional heptose 7-phosphate kinase/heptose 1-phosphate adenyltransferase yields MEKDNIEQVFGKFAELNVLVLGDAMVDSYLWGKVDRISPEAPIPIVTVTKQENRLGGAGNVSLNIQALGATPILVSIIGNDEKGRTFSELMDENHLSSEGIFVDESRMTTVKTRIISGGQQISRVDQEISTFINTEFEKEVFEKIKEIIDQKQIHIIIFVDYDKGLITPGLIKNVIDLAKSKKILTVADPKRRNFNNYEGVDLFKPNFKEFKEGLKLEIEKTDMNELKTVSENFKKEKQIGLLFITLSELGVFLTNGVKQNYYPAEIRDIADVSGAGDTVVAAASLCLAAGLSIPFMAQLSNLAGGLVCEKLGVVPIDLKQLKKEAKKIQLT; encoded by the coding sequence GTGGAAAAAGACAATATAGAACAGGTTTTCGGGAAGTTTGCTGAATTAAATGTATTGGTGCTTGGTGATGCGATGGTTGACAGTTATTTATGGGGAAAAGTCGACCGCATTTCTCCTGAGGCTCCCATTCCGATTGTAACTGTTACCAAACAGGAAAATAGATTGGGAGGCGCCGGAAATGTATCTCTTAACATTCAGGCTCTTGGTGCAACTCCAATTCTCGTATCAATTATTGGTAACGACGAAAAAGGTCGGACATTTTCTGAACTAATGGACGAAAACCATTTATCCAGTGAAGGAATTTTCGTTGATGAATCGCGAATGACAACTGTTAAGACCAGAATTATCAGCGGAGGACAACAGATTTCGAGGGTTGATCAGGAAATTTCAACTTTTATTAATACTGAATTTGAAAAGGAAGTTTTTGAAAAAATTAAAGAGATAATTGATCAAAAACAGATTCACATTATCATTTTTGTTGATTACGACAAAGGACTCATTACTCCCGGATTAATTAAAAATGTTATCGATCTGGCAAAGTCCAAAAAGATACTTACCGTAGCCGATCCGAAGAGGAGGAATTTTAATAACTATGAAGGTGTTGATCTTTTTAAACCAAACTTTAAAGAATTTAAAGAAGGGTTGAAGCTTGAAATCGAGAAGACCGATATGAATGAATTGAAAACGGTATCCGAAAACTTCAAAAAAGAAAAACAAATTGGATTACTCTTTATAACACTATCAGAGCTTGGAGTTTTTCTGACCAATGGAGTAAAGCAGAATTACTATCCGGCCGAAATCCGCGACATCGCTGATGTTTCGGGAGCTGGAGATACAGTTGTTGCTGCCGCAAGCCTTTGTTTAGCGGCCGGATTATCAATTCCATTCATGGCTCAACTCTCTAATCTGGCAGGCGGATTAGTTTGCGAAAAACTGGGAGTTGTGCCTATTGATTTAAAACAGTTGAAAAAAGAGGCAAAAAAAATACAGTTAACCTGA
- a CDS encoding ParA family protein has product MGKVIALANQKGGVGKTTTAINLAASLAVLEYKVLIIDADPQANATSGVGFDVKNVKTSIYECIVDELDPRKIILNTEIPGLDLIPSHIDLVGAEIEMLNLPNREKVLRHVIEKIRDEYDFILIDCSPSLGLITVNSLTAADSVIIPVQCEYFALEGLGKLLNTIKIIQTKLHPDLEIEGFLLTMFDSRLNLSNQVMEEVKKHFQEMVFESVISRNIKLSEAPSYGQPAILYDATSKGAASYMNLARELLQNNGMTKLKNSEKIIE; this is encoded by the coding sequence ATGGGAAAAGTAATTGCACTTGCTAACCAAAAGGGAGGAGTCGGAAAAACCACAACCGCGATAAATCTGGCAGCAAGTCTGGCCGTTTTAGAATATAAGGTTTTAATCATTGATGCTGATCCACAGGCGAACGCCACCTCGGGCGTTGGTTTCGATGTGAAAAATGTAAAAACCAGCATCTATGAATGTATTGTTGATGAACTCGATCCACGAAAAATAATTTTAAATACAGAAATTCCAGGATTAGACCTCATTCCTTCACACATTGACTTGGTTGGTGCTGAAATTGAAATGCTGAATCTGCCTAACCGAGAAAAGGTATTGAGACATGTTATCGAAAAAATAAGAGATGAGTACGATTTTATCCTTATTGATTGTTCTCCTTCATTAGGTCTTATTACAGTAAATTCCCTAACTGCAGCCGATTCGGTTATCATTCCGGTACAATGCGAGTATTTTGCATTGGAGGGTCTTGGTAAGTTATTAAATACAATCAAAATTATTCAGACCAAACTACATCCTGATCTGGAGATCGAGGGATTTCTTCTTACGATGTTCGATTCACGGTTGAACTTATCGAATCAGGTAATGGAAGAAGTGAAAAAGCACTTTCAGGAGATGGTATTTGAATCTGTCATTTCTCGAAATATTAAATTGAGTGAAGCTCCAAGCTACGGACAACCAGCAATTCTGTATGATGCAACATCAAAAGGAGCTGCCAGTTATATGAACCTTGCCCGCGAGCTTTTGCAAAACAATGGGATGACAAAACTTAAGAATTCAGAAAAAATTATTGAATAA